CTGTCCGGCTGGGCGGGCGGGCACCCCCACTTCCGGATGCCTCCGCAGATCGCGGACCAAGGAGAGAACCGCATCGCGGCGAACATCTCCGGCCGCTCACTCATCGCCGTCCTCATCAGCCTGTCCCGCCTGCGGAACACCGCTGCCGAAGGCGACGGCGACCGGGAACTCGCCGAAGCCGTCTACCAACGCATCGGCAACAGCCTCGCCGCCCTCTCCCCCGACGACGGCCCACTGGTCACCATCACCCTGGACGACCGCACCCCGCACACCGGGGACACCTCCGACGCCTGACCACAGGCACCAGACAGGGTGGTCACGCACCGGCCATCCTCCCGACTAGCAGGAGGCCCTCACCGATCGCGGTGAGGGCCTCCTGCTAGTCAGAGTGCGAGGGTGAAGACTCAGCCGGGATCCGGTTCCTGACAGTCTGCGAACGCTGTGGTGGGTGTCACGGCCGGAGCGTACGCCCGGCAGACCGTCTGGGAACAGGACCGGACGACGTCGCCCTGCCGGGCCTTCCCCGTCCGTTGGACCTCACCGTGGAACGGATGGCTCTCCCTCAGTGAGGGTCTTAGGCGTCCAAGCCGGCAGAGGAGGCTACAGCTGCTGTCAGCCAGAAGGCGAGTCCGACGAGGCCGGCTCCGGTGGCGTAGGCGGCGCCGCGCAGGGCGCTGGAGAGCAGGGCGTGGCGGCGGGCGAGCCAGCTGCGTACGGGCGGATTCTTTGAGGAGCCGTCCGGGGGCTCGGGTCGGCGGTTAGTGTGCATGGTGGTGCTCCGTTCTTTCGGGTGCTGGTGGAGTCCGGCGGGGCTGGGCGGCGTAGGAACCTTCGGCCCCGCTGGTCTCCGGTTTCAGGGGCGGCCGGCCAGCGTGTGGATGTGGTCGGCGATCCGGGCGTCGGGGCGGCAGACCAGGCCGTCGGTGAACCGGTCGACCACGCGTTCGACATCGGCTTCCAGGCGCCCGGTCGTGGTGATGGACCGGCTGGTGGGGTTGCGGACGGAGTACGAGGTCCAGGTGTCCAGGGCCTCCACGATCTCCTCCGGGTCCGGATCGGTGTGGCGCGGGCTGGAGCGGACCAGGGTGGCGGTGACCTGCTCCTTCCAGAACCGGGCTTCGCGCTCTTCGCCGAGGCTGAGGTGGTCCAGGTAGAGGCAGTACGCGGCGCCGTTGTGTCCGGCGCCGGCGGCGAACCTCCACCAGAACCTGGCGCTCTCGGGGTGACGGGCGAGGTAGAGCGTGCACGCGAAGGCCTGCACGCCGTCGATGTCGACGCCGCCGGTCCAGCCGTCGAACTCGGTGACGCCCTCCTTCTCGTCGCTGTGGCCGAGCAGCGCGGTCAGCCGCTCCACGTGGGCGGTCGCCCCGGGGTGGTTGACGACGCACTGCGCCCAGGCGCCCAGACGGCGGCGGGCGTTGGGGCCCGTGGCGGCCCGTGCGGCGGCCGGGGTGCGGCCGTCGTCGTGGGCCAGGCGCCGGAGCCCGGCGCCGACGTCGAAGGGCCGGCGGGGCTCGCGCCGGCCGGCGTCCGCGAGGAGCTGCTCCCAGGGTGTGGTGTTCACGTGGCGTCCCTCCGGTGGATCGGGCGTGTGGCGCGGCGGTAGATGGGGGCCAGGCGTTCCTGGGCCTTGCGCCAGTGATGGGTGACTGTGCTGGGGGTGAGGCCCATGTACCAGGCGATGTGGTTGGTGTCGTACTTGCCGATGGCCTTGAGCACGACCACGTCGAACTGGCGCGGGGAGAGCTTGCACATCGCCGGGTAGACTCGCCGAGCTCAACGAGATGGTCGATCAGTGGGACCAGCGCGACGGGCACCGCCGGATCGGCTCGCGGCCGCGGACCGTGGATGAGTACTTCGCCGTCGAGCAGCCGCTGCTGATGCCGCTGCCCCAGGAGCCCTTCGAGACGGGCCGGCTGTTCACGCCAAGGGTCGACCGCTACAGCCAGATCAACGTCCGAACCAACCGCTACTCGGTCCCGACCCGTTTCATCGGCAAGCGGGTGCGCGTTGTCCTGCACGCCTCTCACCTGGTGGTTTACGACAGGAACGTCAAGGTGGCCCGGCACGAGAGGCTGATCGCGAAGGGCGGGCTGTGCCTGGACCTGGACCACTATCTCGAAGCTCTGATTCGCAAGCCTGGCGCTTTTCCCGGTGCGACGGCCCTGGAACAGGCCCGGTCGGCGGGCAAGTTCACTCCGGTCCATGACGCCTGGTGGGCCCAGGCCCGCAAGGTCCACGGCGAGCGGGACGGCACCCGGGCACTGATCGAGGTCCTGCTGCTGAACCGCCACCTCGCCCACGAGCATGTCGTCGCGGGACTGGCCACCGCCCTGCGGGCCGGCGCCCTGACCGCCGACGCTGTTGCCCTGGAGGCTCGCAAGGCCTCCTTGAGACGGGCCAGCACGAGGTCGAGGAGGCGGTCAGCGCGGTCGCCTTCGGCGAGACGGTCGCGGAAGTCGGCCAGCACGCTGTGATGGAACCCGGGATCCTCCAGTTCCATCGCCATGGCGTACTTGAAGTCGATGCGACAGCGGACTGCCTCGGCGGCCTGCCGGTCCGACAGGCCGAGCAGGAACTGCAGCACACAGACGGTGGCCAGTTGAGCGGGCGAGAGCCCCGGCCGCCCATCCCGTGGGTACCAGTCGGCGAAGTCTTCGTCGCTCCACAGCCCATCGAGGCGGTCGCGTACCCATATCGCCGTCGTACCGCCCGGATTGCTCGCCCGCGCGATCTGCGCGGTCAGAGAAGGGACTTGCTCACCGGAACGGGGGCGAAGGGACAACGGGCACCTCGACAGTTGCATCGGTCGGCGGAACTACCCGAGCATGCCCGTTGATCATGCTGCTGCACCGAGGAATTCCAAGATCCCCGACAGAGTCAAGCTAGTGCGCCTCTGTGAAGCCATGCAGGACAACCTGGCGACGATGTCGGGTTCCGATCTGAAAGAACTCATCTACGACCTGTTCCCGGACGAGGTCGGCAACGCGACGCTCCACCAGGAGATCCGACCATGAGTGAGCCCCGTACATCCGAGCGCGGCCTGCGGATCGAGAAGGTGTCCTTGGTCCGTCACGGCGGCGAGCTGGACGAGTACGCCTTCGAATCGGGCAAACTCAACGTCCTCACCGGTGTCCGGAACAGCTCGAAGACCACGACCCTCAAGGTGATCGATTACTGCCTGGGAGACCGGGGAAGCCCAGCTGATGCTCTCAAGGCCGCCGTCGCCAGTGAGCACGTCGAAGTCAGTACGGACCTGCGGGTCGATGGTCGGCCGTTCACACTCACGAGGTACTTCACTCATGGGCGAATGGGCAAGATCGGCATCAACGGCGACGACATCGCAGCTGCCGTCTTCTCCGACTGGATCCTGAACGAGCTGGGCTGGCCCAACCTGCTCATTCCCAAAGGCCTCCACCCGACCTCAGCCACCGAGAAGACCCCTCTGTCCTTCCGCAACACGCCTGGCCTCCTCGCTCCAGGCTGTCCTCGACCAGCGCAAACTCCTGGCCGGGCGGATCGAAGAACTGCCCTCTTTCCCAGGTCCTGATCTCGATGCCCGGGATCGGCATCAGGACCGGAGCCAGGATCCTCATCGAGGTCGGCGACGGCAGCAGCTTCCCCTCCGCCGCCCACCTCGCCGCCCACACAGGACTCGCCCCGGCGACCCGCAACTCGGGCTCCTCGATCCGCGGCGAACAGCCATCCCGAAGAGGGAACAAGCAGCTCAAACGGGCCTTCTTCCTCTCCGCGTTCGCAGCCCTCGGCAACCCCGCATCCCGGGCCTACTACGACATGAAGATCGCCCAGGGCAAACACCACACCCAAGCCCTCCTCTGCCTCGCAAGACGACGAGCCGACGTCCTCTTCGCCATGCTCCGCGACGGCACCTTCTACGAACCCCAGCCCGCCCGATCAGCTTGACCAAACCCATAGGGGCACCCCCCCCGTTACGGGCTGCGGGGACGAATCACTCAGACGAGGTCAGCGCTGGCAAGCGCAGCACCGAAAAAGCGGCCGCGGAGTTGGGCCATGCATCTGTGCACGTCGTCACGACAAGAGATTCGTCTACGACCAGGTTGCTTGGCGTCGCCCTGCTTCCGAGCGCGGACGGCACCCGCTCCGCAGTTCAGATGCAGCGGAGTCTGGGTGGTGACCTGCCGCTGCAACCGCCGCTGAGCGAGCGTCCATCACCCTGATGACCCATCGCCTCGCCCCTCGGCACCCCCGGAAACCGGCACGGCGGCCATCCCCTGCAGCACGGCCACCGGTTCCGGCAGCGGTCCGACCGACCGGTGAGCCGGCCCGATACCGGCACGCCGCCGCAGGGCCGACTACGCCGCGCCACTGCTAGTTCGATTTCGGTGTCACTTCGGGCCCCTCCCTCTGCGGACGGTGTCCTGTGTCAGCGAAGTTCGCGTCGTGCCAGTGAAGCGCGAGCGGTGCCGACCAGCCTGGCCCGCGGCGGAGTCGCGACTCACGTGGGCAGCCCTTGGGCGGGTGGGAGGTGAACGGTCATGATCAGGTGGCATGTCCCGGTGCCCGCGCCGCGGTAGGTGTGGGGGACATCGCCGTCGAACGTGGCGGTCTGTCCGGCCTCGACGGGATGCTCGGTGCCGTCGGCGACGAGGACCATCCGTCCGGCGGTGACGCTGACGGTTTCCACGACGCCGGCCTGGTGGGGGTGGCTGGGGTACTTCTCGCCGGGCTCCAGTTTCCAGCGCCAGACTTCGACCGGAGCCGGCCCCGAGGTCGTCAGCATCAGCCGCGCCTCGCCGCCCTTCTCCCCGGCCCACAAGGGCATGACGGTGTCGGCGGACACGACCCGGAACCGACCCTCGGCCGGTGCCTCCATCAGCGCGGATACCGAGACGCCAAGGGTGTCGGCGAGACGGACCAGGGTGGCGAAGTTCGGGTTGCCCTGCGCTTTTTCCAGGGCCACCAGAGCTCCCTTGCTGACCTTCGCCCGGCGGCCGAATTCGTCCAGGGACAATCCTGCACGATTGCGGGCCGCGCGGACGTTGCGCGCGAGCGTCCGCAGCGCATCCTCGGTCTCGACCATCGTTATCACCCCTCCAACAAGGTCGGTCACTGCATTGGTCCGTGCGGTCGTTCGGTTGACGACCTGCGGTCGGTACGTTGTACGGTGTAGTCGTTCCATTGATAGTAAGGGATGTACTACCTGTGTTCGCTCTGCTGCTGGCCCCGGGCAGTTCTCTGGCCTATGGATGCGCCGATTTTCTCGGCGGTCTGGGTGCCCGCAAAGCCCATGTCCTGCGCACGGTGATGATCGCGGCCCCGGCTTCGCTGACCGTCGAGCTGCTGCTGTGGCCCGTGCTCGGTGCCTCCTTCGCCCCGGCCACCATCGCCTGGGGCGCCGCGCCCGGCGTGGCGTCGGCCGCCGCGTTCGCCCTGCTCTACAGGACCCTGGCGATCGGCCCGATGTGCGTGCTGTCCCCAAGTCACCGCGCTGATCTCGGCGATGCTGCCGGTCGGCGTCGGGCTGGCGCAGGGAGAGCACCTGGGCCTGGCCGGGCTTCTCGGCCTGCCGCTGGCGCTGGCGGCCGTGGTGCTGGTCAGCGCCGGGCACGGCGCGAAGGCGGCCCGCCCCTCACGTACCGCGCTGCTGCTGGCCTTCGGTGCCGGGGCCGCCATCGCGCTGCAACTGGTCTTCCTGCACCAGGCTCCCTCCGACAGCGGGGTGGGACCGCTGATCATCGGACGTGCCGTGTCCTCCGCCGTCACCCTGACCGCCGCCGAGGTGATGTTCCGGCGCCTGGGCGCCGAGAAGCCCGCCTACGGGATCTCGGCCGCAGCCGGTGTCCTGGACTCGGTGGCCAACATGCTGTT
The nucleotide sequence above comes from Streptomyces sp. NBC_01116. Encoded proteins:
- a CDS encoding helix-turn-helix domain-containing protein is translated as MVETEDALRTLARNVRAARNRAGLSLDEFGRRAKVSKGALVALEKAQGNPNFATLVRLADTLGVSVSALMEAPAEGRFRVVSADTVMPLWAGEKGGEARLMLTTSGPAPVEVWRWKLEPGEKYPSHPHQAGVVETVSVTAGRMVLVADGTEHPVEAGQTATFDGDVPHTYRGAGTGTCHLIMTVHLPPAQGLPT